A stretch of the Panthera uncia isolate 11264 unplaced genomic scaffold, Puncia_PCG_1.0 HiC_scaffold_2121, whole genome shotgun sequence genome encodes the following:
- the LOC125917637 gene encoding beta-lactoglobulin-3, which translates to MKCIPLVLGLALVCGIQAATVPLTMDGLDLQKVAGTWHSVAMAASDISLLDSETAPLRVYVQELRPTPGDNLEIILRKWEHGRCVQKKVWAEKTELPAEFKISYLDENELIVLDTDYENYLFLCLENTDAPGQNLVCQCLTRTLKADDEVMEKFGRALQTLPVHVRLFFDPTRVAEQCRV; encoded by the exons ATGAAGTGCATCCCGCTCGTCCTGGGCCTGGCCCTCGTGTGTGGCATCCAGGCCGCCACCGTCCCCCTGACCATGGACGGCCTAGACCTGCAGAAG gtggcTGGGACGTGGCACTCCGTGGCCATGGCGGCCAGCGACATCTCCCTCCTGGACTCGGAGACGGCCCCTCTGAGAGTGTACGTCCAGGAGCTGAGACCCACGCCCGGGGACAACCTGGAGATCATTCTGCGCAAATG GGAGCACGGCAGGTGTGTGCAGAAGAAGGTCTGGGCAGAAAAAACCGAGCTCCCTGCTGAGTTCAAGATCAGCT aTCTGGATGAGAACGAGCTCATCGTGCTGGACACCGACTACGAGAACTAcctgttcctctgcctggagaACACCGACGCCCCCGGGCAGAACCTCGTGTGCCAGTGCCTGA CCAGGACCCTGAAGGCCGACGACGAGGTCATGGAGAAGTTCGGCAGAGCCCTCCAGACTCTGCCCGTGCACGTCCGCCTCTTCTTTGACCCGACCCGGGTGGCAG AGCAGTGCCGCGTCTAG